From a region of the Citricoccus muralis genome:
- a CDS encoding DUF1269 domain-containing protein: MSQLLVFGVDGPQTAEKVFGLADELNRQQLLELADAAWVERDADGKVKLHQSVNLTAAGAGYGAASGALWGTLIGLLFLNPLAGALVGAGVGAGSGAVAGTLTDVGIRDDLIKEIGESLQPGRAAVFFLARNATVDRVVEAIRPYNPTVLQTNLTRDSEQDLIRQLQAATPASGNAPSGV, from the coding sequence ATGTCGCAGTTGTTGGTGTTCGGGGTGGACGGTCCGCAGACGGCGGAAAAGGTGTTCGGATTGGCCGATGAGCTCAACCGGCAGCAGCTGCTTGAGCTCGCTGACGCGGCGTGGGTAGAGCGCGACGCCGACGGCAAGGTCAAACTGCACCAGTCGGTGAACCTGACCGCAGCCGGAGCGGGTTACGGGGCGGCCAGCGGTGCGTTGTGGGGCACGCTGATCGGGCTGCTGTTCTTGAACCCGCTAGCTGGCGCTCTCGTCGGCGCCGGTGTCGGAGCCGGATCCGGGGCAGTGGCCGGCACGTTGACGGATGTCGGTATCCGCGACGACCTCATCAAGGAGATCGGCGAAAGCCTTCAGCCCGGTCGCGCGGCGGTCTTTTTCCTCGCCCGCAACGCCACCGTCGATCGTGTCGTCGAGGCCATCCGCCCCTACAACCCCACAGTGCTGCAAACCAACCTGACCCGCGACTCGGAGCAGGACCTCATCCGGCAGCTGCAGGCGGCGACCCCGGCCTCGGGCAACGCGCCCTCGGGCGTTTAG